The following proteins come from a genomic window of Bactrocera tryoni isolate S06 chromosome 1, CSIRO_BtryS06_freeze2, whole genome shotgun sequence:
- the LOC120782266 gene encoding transketolase-like protein 2 codes for MSYHKPEAKTIQDLKDIAHRLRIHSITSTQASKSGHPTSCASIAEIMSVLFFNTLRLNLKFPRDPSSDRFILSKGHSAPILYAAWAEAGLFPIEDLQNLRKIDSDLEGHPTPRLNFIDVGTGSLGQGVAVAAGMAYVGKNYDKADYRTYVVVGDGESAEGSIWESLHFAGHYKLDNLCVIFDVNRLGQSEPTSLQHHMEVYRKRLDAFGFHALVVDGHDVEELVKALHEASITKNKPTAIIAKTYKGKYFPNIEDLENWHGKPLGDKANEVIKHLEGLIVGVTDAPANPPKSPAKLKQAPVVDITNVKLSSPPNYKLGEQVATRLAYGTALAKIAQNNDRVIALDGDTKNSTFSDKLKNIFPERYIECFIAEQNLAGVAIGAACRDRTIAFVSTFATFFTRAFDQIRMGAISQTNVNFVGSHCGVSIGEDGPSQMGLEDIAMFRAIPGSTVFYPSDAVSCERAVELAANTKGVCFIRTSRPNTAVIYGNDDVLAIGKGKVVKQSPKDQVLLIGAGITLYECLNAAAELEKSGVHARVIDPFTIKPLDAELIIENGRAVGGRVVVVEDHYQQGGLGEAVLSVLAEQRDFVVKHLYVPTVPRSGPPTVLIDMFGISARHVIKAVADVLQL; via the exons ATGTCGTACCACAAGCCAGAAGCTAAAACCATTCAGGATCTGAAAGACATCGCTCATCGCTTGCGTATCCATTCTATTACGTCAACACAGGCATCTAAATCGGG CCATCCTACATCATGCGCGTCTATTGCCGAAATTATGTCGGTATTGTTCTTCAATACCTTGCGCTTGAATTTGAAGTTCCCACGTGATCCCTCGAGCGATCGTTTTATATTGTCCAAGGGACATTCAGCACCCATTCTATATGCCGCCTGGGCTGAAGCTGGTCTTTTCCCCATCGAAGACTTGCAGAACTTGCGTAAGATCGATAGTGATCTTGAGGGTCATCCAACACCACGCTTGAACTTCATTGATGTCGGAACTGGCTCGTTGGGTCAAGGTGTCGCTGTTGCTGCTGGTATGGCCTACGTAGGCAAGAACTACGACAAAGCTGACTACAG GACCTACGTTGTAGTCGGTGATGGTGAATCTGCTGAAGGTTCGATTTGGGAATCGCTGCACTTTGCTGGCCACTACAAATTGGATAACTTGTGTGTTATCTTCGATGTGAACCGCTTGGGTCAATCTGAGCCAACCTCATTGCAACATCATATGGAAGTTTATCGCAAACGTTTGGATGCTTTCGGTTTCCACGCCTTGGTTGTCGATGGACACGATGTTGAAGAATTGGTCAAGGCGCTCCATGAAGCTTCTATAACCAAAAACAAGCCCACTGCCATTATCGCAAAAACGTACAAGGGTAAATACTTCCCCAATATTGAGGATTTGGAGAACTGGCATGGCAAGCCATTGGGCGACAAAGCCAACGAAGTGATCAAACACTTGGAGGGCCTGATTGTCGGTGTCACAGATGCCCCAGCCAATCCACCCAAGAGTCCAGCTAAGTTGAAGCAGGCACCAGTTGTAGACATCACCAATGTCAAGTTGTCGTCACCACCAAACTACAAGTTGGGTGAGCAAGTTGCCACACGTCTCGCCTACGGCACCGCTTTGGCTAAGATTGCACAGAACAATGACCGTGTCATCGCTTTGGACGGCGACACCAAGAACTCAACGTTCTCCGACAAGTTGAAGAACATATTCCCAGAACGTTATATTGAGTGCTTCATCGCCGAACAAAATCTCGCTGGTGTTGCTATTGGTGCTGCCTGCCGTGACCGTACAATTGCTTTCGTTTCTACTTTCGCGACCTTCTTCACACGCGCCTTCGATCAAATTCGTATGGGCGCCATTTCCCAAACGAATGTCAATTTTGTTGGCTCTCACTGTGGTGTCAGTATTGGTGAGGATGGGCCCTCTCAAATGGGTTTGGAAGATATCGCTATGTTCCGCGCCATCCCCGGTAGTACCGTATTCTATCCCTCCGATGCTGTAAGCTGTGAACGTGCCGTTGAATTGGCCGCGAATACAAAAGGTGTCTGTTTCATCCGTACATCCCGCCCCAACACCGCTGTCATTTATGGCAACGATGATGTGCTCGCAATTGGCAAAGGTAAAGTAGTCAAGCAGTCACCAAAAGATCAAGTGCTGTTGATCGGCGCTGGCATTACTCTCTACGAATGCCTCAATGCCGCAGCTGAGCTCGAAAAGAGTGGCGTGCATGCACGTGTCATCGATCCATTTACCATTAAGCCTTTGGACGCTGAGCTCATCATTGAGAACGGACGCGCTGTAGGTGGTCGTGTTGTCGTCGTGGAGGATCACTATCAACAAGGTGGCTTGGGTGAGGCTGTATTGAGTGTGCTCGCTGAACAGCGTGACTTTGTGGTTAAGCATCTGTATGTGCCTACTGTGCCACGCTCGGGACCTCCCACTGTGCTCATCGACATGTTCGGTATTTCCGCACGCCATGTTATCAAGGCTGTTGCCGATGTACTGCAGTTGTAA
- the LOC120782260 gene encoding importin-9 has protein sequence MSLAFQNADSVKQALFEELQNLLSSDTSVLQSAEQKIKHLEYTEGYGVYLSELIMNQSFDLPLRQIACIMLTRYVENHWCDGDDIATEQAKRTIRNILPNGLYDPNSKIRSSVAHTISTIAMTDWPTVWTELFDIIIKCLGGNEDSIHGAMQILQDFSYDEKQVKELGPVVISEVYRIFESEQNYTIKTRTSAIKILKSLFLSISINIADKNEQATMMNSILNNFMEKLMHYLAMNSGATSNFMLRTEIVKLLTFLVTEMPKYIQPYMERILPIIWQLLTQIADVFVKVTVNQIEPNPFPISESVEDDELTNFSTMIIQIFEFIQCIICAQKFRSVIKSVLTDLIYIVIVYIQVPEEQIEDWNDDPEKFVDDEEEGGVELTIRLCGQDVLSALCDELGVKVLPSLQEALGRHMNVAEAEKTARNPNWWKIQEACMVAVHAYRELILETEDQFDLLNYLTLVRNLLDYQDSAHLVGRALWTLSTYSKSKLYNPQMLEEILVATIQSLSPEKSIVLKISAVRAIHGFVQAHEKSEGDKRALIQAKLPGFVDGIMDVIPGCKSSVLTLVLECLTTIITFDPSFAAQAQSKLIPLTIAVFLKYPEDPYILEIVQDLIKALLQNPLCLEPLQEKFIPTIVSILSLQGDQANTAKQDIALDVLTTIVRYSKPPLSAALVESAFPAMVHCVLRSDDNAVMVSGGECLRAFIFVSPEQICAYKNGEGLNFIMQLTTMLLNPMNNEMTAGQVDRLVITIITKMGNMLGENVDLLLKAVISKMQLAECLKVIMSLVVIFAHLFLTQMDAVLNFLSTVPGPTGEPAMQFVFSNWLSKQTSFFGNFERKVTTMALCKLFEYGVTTQDTRLTSITVKEQVITDSTSPRVKTRSQAAAAQQWVTIPALVKIFKLLINELAHLKEANLADCIEESDEDDDPSSGAAGDKPSGNSPPKPRFISDLYFNEDDDENTDDDQLTQELMKNPLFQTNMEENLTKFLQHFSSNEHFGMFVSHLNNAEKQLLNSIQVEVA, from the exons atgtcGCTAGCATTTCAAAATGCAGATTCTGTTAAACAAGCGCTCTTTGAAGAGTTACAAAACTTGCTGAGCTCAGATACGAGTGTCCTACAATCAGCCGAACAAAAAATCAAGCACCTGGAATACACCGAAG GTTATGGCGTTTACTTATCGGAGTTAATAATGAATCAATCTTTCGATTTGCCATTGCGGCAAATCGCTTGTATTATGCTGACCAGATACGTCGAGAATCATTGGTGTGATGGGGACGACATAGCTACAGAGCAAGCAAAGCGTACAATACGAAATATTTTACCTAATGGTTTATACGATCCTAACTCAAAAATACGGTCTTCCGTCGCACATACAATTTCCACCATTGCAATGACTGATTGGCCAACCGTTTGGACagaattatttgatattattattaagtGTTTGGGCGGCAATGAAGACTCGATACACGGTGCCATGCAGATCCTACAAGATTTTTCTTATGATGAAAAACAAGTGAAAGAATTGGGGCCTGTTGTAATATCTGAAGTTTATCGGATATTTGAATCGGAGCAAAACTACACCATAAAAACACGTACAtcggcaataaaaatattaaagtcgCTTTTTCTGTCCATTAGCATAAACATTGCTGATAAAAATGAGCAAGCAACCATGATGAATTccattttaaacaatttcatgGAAAAGCTTATGCACTACCTGGCAATGAACAGCGGCGCTACATCAAATTTTATGCTGAGAACGGAAATCGTGAAAT TGCTCACATTCCTAGTGACTGAGATGCCAAAATATATCCAACCCTACATGGAGAGAATTCTACCAATCATCTGGCAGCTACTTACACAAATTGCAGATGTTTTTGTAAAAGTAACAGTTAACCAAATCGAACCAAATCCCTTCCCTATATCGGAGTCTGTAGAAGATGATGAACTTACTAACTTCTCAACAATGATTATACAAATCTTTGAATTTATACAGTGTATTATTTGTGCACAAAAGTTCCGTTCTGTTATTAAAAGTGTGTTGACCGACTTAATTTATATTGTGATTGTTTACATACAAGTGCCTGAGGAACAAATCGAAGATTGGAATGATGATCCTGAAAAGTTTGTGGATGACGAAGAGGAAGGTGGTGTTGAGTTAACGATTCGTTTATGTGGTCAAGATGTCCTGAGC gCTCTCTGCGATGAACTAGGCGTCAAAGTATTGCCGTCATTGCAAGAAGCACTTGGTCGTCATATGAATGTGGCAGAGGCAGAAAAAACTGCACGTAATCCCAATTGGTGGAAAATACAAGAAGCTTGCATGGTAGCTGTTCATGCGTATCGAGAACTTATATTAGAGACTGAAGATCAATTTGATTTATTAAACTATCTTACGCTCGTACGCAACTTACTGGATTACCAAGACTCTGCGCATCTAGTTGGACGCGCCTTGTGGACATTGAGCACTTATTCAAAGTCAAAACTTTACAATCCGCAGATGTTAGAAGAAATTTTAGTGGCAACAATACAAAGTTTGTCCCCTGAAAAATCCATTGTTTTGAAGATTAGTGCAGTGAG AGCTATACACGGTTTTGTGCAAGCTCATGAGAAATCGGAAGGTGATAAACGTGCTTTGATTCAAGCAAAACTTCCCGGTTTTGTCGACGGTATAATGGACGTGATACCCGGTTGTAAATCATCAGTTCTAACACTTGTCCTGGAATGCTTGACTACAATCATAACA TTTGATCCTTCATTTGCTGCACAAGCGCAATCTAAGCTCATACCATTAACAATCGCTGTGTTCCTAAAATATCCAGAAGATCCCTACATACTCGAGATCGTACAAGACCTCATTAAAGCGCTTTTGCAAAATCCGCTCTGCCTGGAGCCGTTACAAGAAAAATTCATCCCAACCATTGTTAGCATACTCTCTTTGCAAGGCGACCAAGCGAACACCGCCAAGCAAGATATTGCCCTGGACGTATTGACTACAATTGTGCGGTACTCGAAACCTCCACTATCAGCCGCACTAGTGGAAAGCGCCTTCCCCGCTATGGTGCACTGTGTCCTACGTTCGGACGATAATGCTGTGATGGTATCTGGCGGCGAATGCTTAagagcttttatttttgtttctcctGAACAAATTTGCGCATATAAAAATGGAGAGGGTCTCAATTTCATTATGCAACTGACCACCATGTTACTAAATCCAATGAATAACGAAATGACTGCGGGTCAGGTGGATCGTTTGGTTATAACCATCATCACCAAAATGGGTAATATGCTTGGTGAGAATGTGGATCTCCTCTTGAAGGCTGTAATCAGTAAAATGCAACTTGCGGAATGTCTCAAAGTTATAATGAGTTTGGTGGTAATATTTGCTCATCTCTTTTTAACTCAAATGGATGCAGTACTGAATTTCCTATCGACTGTACCCGGACCCACTGGCGAACCAGCTATGCAATTTGTTTTCAGCAATTGGTTGTCAAAACAAACTTCCTTCTTTGGCAATTTTGAGCGAAAG gtGACGACAATGGCGCTCTGCAAGCTATTTGAATACGGTGTTACCACACAAGATACGCGTCTTACTTCAATTACTGTTAAGGAGCAAGTTATAACTGATTCGACAAGCCCACGCGTGAAAACACGTTCACAAGCGGCAGCTGCCCAACAGTGGGTTACAATTCCTGCTTTGGTCAAAATATTCAAACTACTCATAAATGAGCTGGCTCATTTGAAAGAAGCGAATCTAGCCGATTGCATAGAGGAATCAGATGAAGATGATGATCCTTCTAGTGGCGCCGCCGGTGATAAACCGTCTGGAAACTCACCACCAAAACCACGTTTTATCTCTGACTTGTATTTCAATGAGGATGATGATGAAAACACCGACGACGATCAACTTACACAGGAACTCATGAAGAATCCGCTGTTCCAAACCAATATGGAGGAGAACCTTACGAAATTCCTACAGCACTTCTCCAGTAATGAGCATTTCGGCATGTTTGTAAGCCATCTTAATAATGCTGAGAAGCAATTGCTCAACTCTATACAAGTCGAAGTGGCATAA